A segment of the Aythya fuligula isolate bAytFul2 chromosome 10, bAytFul2.pri, whole genome shotgun sequence genome:
cttctcctggctGCGGAGATGTCATTTAGCGCTGACTGACCCTCACTCGGTGCACACAGGTAGGGCCGGGCCGTGAGGAGCAGCATGGACCTGGACGTGCTGAACATGTTCGTCATCGCCGGCGGCACCCTGGCCATCCCCATCCTGGCCTTCGTggcctccttcctcctctggcCCTCGGCGCTCATCCGGATCTACTACTGGTGAGTGAGTTACTCTGGCTGCTCGCATTTCAGCGCGGGGGCTTGGGCATTTTAGGAAGGACAGGGCTGTGGCCGGGTCAAGCACTGCTGTTCCTGCCCTCGGCCCCATCAGGCTGGGggccccacagcctccccgAGGCCACCCGTTCCCTCCTGCTCTGGGATCTGCTCCGAGGGCAAAGCCTCTCCTTGCACCAGCAGTTATGGAGGGTCTCTCCCTGttctccccttctcttctgGGCTAGGCACCAGAGGGGTCACAGCGATGGTTTCCCTGACCCGCTTGCACCCACCCCGTCCTTTCTGATAACATCAGGCAGGCGCCACGTCCTTCAGTCGTGGCCCGTCCCTGGAAATTAGCGATAAGCACGCTGttggctttcattttctgggTTTGTTGCGGAGGAAAGCCGAACTGGCGCTCCTGTGGGAAGTCGAGCAGTGTCCCGGTGTCTCGCCTGGCCTCCCTCACGGGCTGCCGGCATGTGCTGGTGGCAGATGGTGGCTCCTGCTGTCCTGCTCGTGGGTGTTCCCGAACAAAGGCACCTCCAGGCCGCTGTCCTGCCCCACTGCTCGGCCATTCAGGCCATCTTCCTGAGCTCCCTTCACCAgaagctgggagctggcagggggTGAGGTAGCTCCCACCCCCTCAGTCGAAGCGGCACATGGGGACGCAGCTCCTCGCACCGTGTGTGAGGCAATGCATCGAACCAGGGCAGTGCAAAGGGACCCAGGGCTGAGGGGCTGCCTCGGCCGACTTCACATGGTGAAGGGGAGCTTTGTGTTGAGAAGGGGTGAGAGAAGAGCCCGCAGTGCTGTCCTTCAAGGGCTGAATGAGGGGAGAAAGCAGTGGCACATCCCGGGCCACCTCTCCCTTCTCCCATCACTCACCTTCCTCCCTATCATTACCCCTGCTGCACACATCCTCAGCTGCCGTGGCATGGGTCCATACAAGGACCTTGGTGGCTGATCGTGGCCCCCCCGCCGCTAATGGGGGCTGGGAGGCACTCGGGGCCACCGGCCTCTGCTACCCGCGGGGTTAATCGGTTTAGCTGCTGCCACTAAGCCTGTTAACACCTTGCAGGGGATCAGTTCAGCTTTGCACAGattattttgtcttctgctgaATTGATCCATCGGGATCAGTTGCTAAAAATGTTATCATCTTGCCCATCGGTAGTTTACACCGGTGCCTTTGAGGCGAGCACCCTTAAGACACTTATTCAGGGAGAAATTCACTTCTCCTTGTAGGACCGGCACACGGCCACGATGCTGCCTAAGTCCCCCTAACTCCCACAAAAAAGGGATTATGATAAAAGAGGATTGCGCTATGCATAAGCTTTGAGTGGGCAGAGAGCTAGGACAGCCCGGCGCAGTGTTGGTGACCTTGCTCTTGTGTCTCATGTAAATTTTGATATTGTGTACAAAAGCATCTGGAAGCATTTTGGCAGCCAGGAgtcacccagcagctgccctgacAAGGGGCACTTTTGGCCATAaagggaaatgcagagaaacCATGCCTGTTCCTCAGTCCCAGACCGCACGTACACATCATGTGTCCAAAGTGTCACCGATAATCTCTGCCCAGGTCCCCTCTGGCTGGTAATTTCACTGCATCATCCTTCACCAGGCTGaaagcctgctctgctgggagctgtcTGCATCTGCTCTCAGAGAAATAGCCTGATTTTCCTTGGGGTCAGGCCAGTACTGTCTGAGTGGGGACGGCCGCCTCTGATCTTTGCGTGGCTGTTAAGCACGTTTTTAAAGATCATTGAGATAGCATATGGGGAAGAGATCCTCTCATGCCCTGGCTCCTGGAgttattttctccttgtttccaGGTACTGGCGTCGAGCGCTGGGTATGCAGGTCCGATACGTCAACTACGAAGACTACCAGTTTTGTTACTCCTACAGAGGGAGACCTGGCTACCGGCCGTCTATCCTGATGCTCCACGGCTTCTCAGCCCACAAGGACATGTGGCTGTCCATAGTCAAGGTGGGGTTCTGCTCCTCCTGTCACTGCTTAGGGAATCAGTGGTCCTGGGCTTGGGGGCAGTGCAGGGAATGCACGGCTGCACGCATGCTGTGGGATGGTGTCTGTAAGGTGCCCGGAGTACCCCCAGCTCCGTGCTCAGTGTTTGCTGGATCCCTGAGACGTGCAGGGCAAGAGTGGTAGTGAGTCTTGCctgtgttttctcagtgtttcaCCCCTGGTATGTGAGCAGATTTATTCTACAGCAAGAGTAACCGagggctgctggaaggaaaaaaaaaaaaacattcccacTGCAGTTACCAGCCCCCATCCTTCCCTCCGTGGTTTTCCCAGCAGTTCCCCAGCGGTATAACCACCCCCGTTTTTTTCTGGCAGTTCCTCCCCAAGAACCTGCACTTGGTGTGTGTTGACATGCCTGGCCACGAGGGCACAACCCGCTCGGCCTTGGACGATTACTCCATTATGGGACAAGCTAAGAGGATCCACCAGGTAAAGCCCTGTCAGTGCCTGGTCTCACTCCTTGTGCCTGTCCTGTGATGTTCTGGCACTGGTGCTCTCGGTGCTGTGTTCCTGCTGTGCCTGGCCTGAAGCCACTTGGGGATGTGAGGGATGTGAGGGATGCTGGTCCCTGCGTGGCCCTGCTCCCTCCCATGGCCCTTCCTGGGCTGCCAGGACCACTGGCCTCAAGGTTTTGAGGTGAATTTCTCTAATGACCCCACAACCTTGTTTCCCCTGCCCTAACTACGCTCCTTCTGCCCCCGTGCAGTTCGTGGAGTGCATCAAGCTGAACAAGAGGCCCTTCCACCTGGTCGGCACCTCCATGGGTGGGAACGTCGCTGGAGTTTACGCCGCGCAGTACCCAGAGGACATCTGCAGCTTGACTCTTATCTGCCCTGCAGGTACATAACACGAGGAGGGGGAaaatggaagagagagagagcaggagctggtgcaAAAGCCCAGAGTAGTACTGAGGGCAAAGCAGACCTTGCCTGTTAGTGCAAAAATTTGGGGTATAATTAATACGTATAGTCTGAAATTCTCTGGCAGGGCACACTGCCAGGGCACAGAGCACACAGGAAgaaatcccagccctgctcagatCGCTGTTCAAGGCTTTGGAGTTTGCCCTGCTGTGCCACACGGCTAGAGCTGAGCCGGGGGCAAatggctgcagggcagagggctTCTaccaggggctgtgctgcagctgtgctgctccagcagctccttcttGCACCGGATCAGCTCCAAGATGAGAAATCAGTCATGgagcaaagcaaaacatcacCAGGCCCCCACGAGCCCCACTCCTCCCTTCTCTGGAGGGGCTTTGGCCGATGCCTCCTGCGTTACTGGATGCGTGACCCCTCTGCGGGGTCTGCACTGCTGCCAGATTTCCAGCCCCTTGGGAACAGCCCTGGCAGAGGCACCCACGGGTGGGGCACTCCTGCAATTTCATGTCCTGTCCTTGTAGCTGGCAGGCCGGGTGCTGGTATTTGCACCCACTGTATGCGTGAGGCTACGTGCCGCAGTTTTCCCCAGgtactgctgcctgcctgcagggaaCACATCTCGTGTAGCACCAACCCGTCTCGTGTGGGTTTCATCCTGTGCACCCCTTCTCCTTTGGCCCAGGTCTGCCGAGTACCAACGATAGCAAGTTCATCAAGCAGCTCCGGGAGCTGCAGGAGTCTGAGTGCATCGACAGGATCCCTTTAATTCCCTCGACGCCCGAGGAGATGGCCGACATGCTGAAGCTCTGCTCCTACGTTCGCTTCAAGGTGCCGCAGCAGGTGAGAAGCAAGAaggggattttggggtgggagtggggttgcttctgcccagctctgccctccagCAGCTCGCTTCTCCCCCCATTCTCAAGCAGCACCAGCTGAAATATCCCCACGTGAGGCACGCAGGAGCTTGGGCAGTGGGCTGGGATGTAcaagtgtttttcaataaatatgGCTGGCAGGAAGcgctaaataaataaagaagaaggCTATTGTCTGGCCTGGAGCAGAgattgtttgttgcttttttagcAGAAGCAACGGGGATGTTAATCATCACATTGTGAGGTGAGAGGAACTTGGCAAGGGGCTCGCTATTTAGCTGGTTTTCCTTAGGAAATCTGGGATGAGTAGATtggagaataagaaaaaaaacagtaagataatgccaaaaccattttttttttggcaaaaaaataaaagaaggaagaaaagcagagtcATGGCTGAGACAGACAGCCTGCCAGCCATCGGAGGAAAAATGCCATTTTGCATCATAAAAGACCTAAATAGTTGCTGCTGAAAGGCGTGTTCCCTTAGTGCCCTGCGACAgccgggggtgctggggctgagcgaTGCTCCTGGCCGCCTGCCCTGTGCCCGGCCCCACCGGCAGGTCTCTGTGCTCTCCCTGCAGATCCTCCAGGGCCTGGTTGACGTCCGCATCCCGCACAACGATTTCTATCGGAAATGTAAGTGCGTGGTGACAGCTGGGTCCCCGGGGCTGGAGCCCTGGCCCCGTGTTCCTGTGCTGAGGGCCCTCGGGAACAAGGGGAGACTGgatttggggctgctgctctgccctcgtCCTCCCAGCTGGTCCAACTCCTACCGGTGTCCGTGgggaggtggggtgggaggaggatgGCTCTGTCACACCTTTGCAAGGACAGCCCTTCGGGGCTCGCCCCATCGCCCCTGCCCATGGGCTGGTTCCCACTGGTGTTACGGGGGCTGCTTGCAACGTGTGCCTCCCACGCAGGACTGActctccccctgcccaccctaGTGTTTTTAGAAATCGTGGATGAGAAGTCCAGGCACTCCCTCCAGGAGAACATGGGCAAGATCAAAGCGCCGACGCAGGTCATCTGGGGCAAGCAGGACCAGGTACGTAGACACCTCTTGGCTCTGGGCTCTTGGGGACCGCATCTGCATCCCTGCCCACGTCAACGCTGCTGAGGCTGGTGCGGAATAACGAGCCAGCAGAGTTGTCTTGGCAACTGGGGAGAgatgtgctgctctgtgctgttccGTGGGTAGGCGGCAAGGGAGAAGTGTGGGGCTCCGTCTCCTCAGGTGTCTGTGCAGTTACAGGGGGAGGAGTGAAGAGATTTggagggtggggaagggggcaAGACACTGGCATGTGAAGGCATGGGCTGGCACCCAGTGCTGAGCCATGGAGAGGGGGATAGAGCATGGCCACAGCCCCCAAAAGCATTGCAAGGACCACGTTCCTGCCCAGCATCTCGCCTGAACTTGCAAGGCATCTTCAGCAGGGTTTCTACTGTGACCAGTAAAGCCCAGCTCCGCGGTGGTGACGGTTTTTAACCCAATGCCCAGGTCCTGGATGTTTCTGGTGCCCAGCTCTTAGCGAGCGCCATCCCGGACTGCCACGTGTCCATCCTGGAGAACTGCGGCCACTCGGTGGTGGTGGAGCGGCCGTGGAAGACGGCGAACCTCATGCTGGAGTTCCTGGCGCTGCTGCACAACGCGGGCAACAGCAAGAAGCAGGCGTGACGGGGATGACGCCATGCCTGGGAGTCGTAACCTACCGAAGCGTTGATGAGTTCTCAGGGATCTTGTACAAACCGTGGTGAACGTGCCAAAGTCCCTGAGGCAGGCAGAGCCACCGCTAACACGAACCTATAGCACTACTGACGCACTGATCTAGGACCTCTGAGCAACCTTCGTAGACGCAGGAACAGGACCCGAACCTTTTCTACTCCTAGGTAAAAGCGAGCTGAAACGACAAAACGCTAGCCATGCAGCGCGCTGAAGCTCCCTATGCAGCCCATGTTATCCCGGTTACCTGCAGATAGCTGTTAATGACCTTCACCTGAGGTATACGAGCGCAGGAAGGGGGAAGCGCCCCGGGCCGAGACTCgctgtgccccctgcccccagacCCCGCGTTGCATGCCGCCGTGCTGCGAGAAGCCGTGCTCCAGCGCAGCGCCCTCCTCGTCGTGTAGCTCCTCACCTCGTTGGTCACGCAGAACACACGAGAAAAACGCGTGGAAGGCAGACGGCTGCGTGTGAAAACCTGTTTACACTTCTGGCGAGCGGATTTTTCTCCAGTCCCCGAGCAGCTCCTGTGCATGTGTGATGCCTTAACAGCCCCCGGGCAGCCTCCGCGTGCGGCCAGCGCGGGGGCGAGCGCGTGTCTCGGCTCTTTTCTATCCCGTCGTGCTGCTGAACGCTCCGATGTAAATTAGAAACTCCTTAATGAATTCCGTGAATTCTGTGAGTGGTGACGGTGCTGGAAACGTGTGGAAGAGGGGGAAGCGTGGTCGCACTAATGGGTGGCTCCAGCGTGCCCGTGAGGCTCCCGGCGCTTGTATTTCTGAGCCATCTTCTCGCCGTCGCTCTGAGGTACTACGACCTGTACATATATTTGAAACTCCCCGGtggtttctctgctctttttgaGAGAAGAAACGTTTGTTCttttagaaaattagaaatttgATGTTAATTGCTTGGTTATTGTTTCTACTACAggagttgatttaaaaaaaaaaataaatcattgatAGTTTTATGTggtaaaaggcagaaaaaaaatgttggatcTCTATGGTTTCTCAAATGCCACAGATTGCTGTATTCAGGGGATTTATATGGCTATTAAAATCTAGTAATTTAAAGAGTGCTCCATGcggtgatttctttttcctttgggcTTGCGTGGGATGGCAGCACCGGGGCcttgcttgtttcctttttttctctccacatttCTGCAAGTTCCACGTTTTGCCACGAGGATGCTTGGTAATATCTGGAGACAAACACTCAAGAAGCGCAATAAAACGTCAAAGGTCAGGAGATTTAGGTTTTAAGTGCAGCAATTGACTTTAAGACATGTCAAAAGCGtgctcagagcagctcctggctgtaGCTGGATGtctctgcaggaggagctgcagggaaagggGTTGGGGGCAGCGGGTCCCTGGGTTACAGAAACCCTTGGCCTCTaggggagggagctggcagcagctgagccCACTGACGAGCAGCAggaaacagagcagaaacaccTGGGAACGGGGTACTGTAGGGTTTGTCCCTCATTTCCTGCTGGGAGCCAGCAAAGCCCAGCACTGCCCAACATTTGGGGCTGCTCCAGCGTTTTCAGCTGCCCCTTGGCACCGGACTCCTCACCCCAAGGTAGGGCAGTGTCTCCACAATGGGGCTcgggaaggggcaggggggctcctgctgctcactGGGGCTGTGGGAGCCCAGTGGGTCCCAGTTAGGGTGAGCCTGGGCAGTGGGAGGGGAGGATGGAGCTGGCAGTGGCTGCTCCTGAATGCTCAGTTTGGGGAAAAAGGGgcatcctgctgctgtcctgggctGCTTGCAGGCCTCAGTACGCGGTGGATGAGCACGTGGGGCTGGGTGCTCAGCTCGAAGCCTTTGTAGCACTCTGCAGGCTGTGTTTAAGAAcagagctggggctctgccagctgctggcccCATCCCGTGGTGGGTGCTGTGGTTTGGGCGCTGCTGGCACCCGGGAGCAGGAGCGAGTGGCTCAGGGTGCCACTGGGGAgctgccccgctccccccgaGTCCTTCACCCGGCTGTGCAAACA
Coding sequences within it:
- the ABHD6 gene encoding monoacylglycerol lipase ABHD6, with amino-acid sequence MDLDVLNMFVIAGGTLAIPILAFVASFLLWPSALIRIYYWYWRRALGMQVRYVNYEDYQFCYSYRGRPGYRPSILMLHGFSAHKDMWLSIVKFLPKNLHLVCVDMPGHEGTTRSALDDYSIMGQAKRIHQFVECIKLNKRPFHLVGTSMGGNVAGVYAAQYPEDICSLTLICPAGLPSTNDSKFIKQLRELQESECIDRIPLIPSTPEEMADMLKLCSYVRFKVPQQILQGLVDVRIPHNDFYRKLFLEIVDEKSRHSLQENMGKIKAPTQVIWGKQDQVLDVSGAQLLASAIPDCHVSILENCGHSVVVERPWKTANLMLEFLALLHNAGNSKKQA